One Oncorhynchus nerka isolate Pitt River linkage group LG5, Oner_Uvic_2.0, whole genome shotgun sequence genomic window carries:
- the LOC115129714 gene encoding diphthamide biosynthesis protein 3-like, with amino-acid sequence MSVFHDEVEIEDFEYDEDEETYYFPCPCGDRFAITKEDLENGEEVATCPSCSLIVKVIYDKEEFMSGEIIEAPTTESRLQLTPSS; translated from the exons ATGTCGGTCTTTCACGACGAAGTTGAGATCGAGGACTTTGAATATGACGAGGATGAAGAGACATACTATTTTCCCTGCCCATGTGGCGACAGATTTGCCATAACCAAA GAGGATTTGGAAAATGGTGAAGAGGTGGCGACGTGTCCGAGCTGCTCGCTCATTGTTAAAGTAATCTACGACAAG GAGGAATTTATGTCTGGGGAGATAATCGAAGCACCAACTACAGAGAGCAGATTGCAACTGACTCCGTCCTCCTGA